In the Octadecabacter sp. SW4 genome, one interval contains:
- a CDS encoding sensor histidine kinase: MSRARRSAPSIRQRLVVQLVVVAALLSGLLYLSVRTVADAAVETTQDSILGAATTTIAEEIRGGEDGIEVDIPYTAFSMLGAIGQDRVFYRIMVGAETITGYDDLPPPEGGAATLEPRYYTRSFRDVDLRIAAVSRTVLVDGRAVEAVILVGQTRQGQAVIVATMANRAAALGLGFFVVATLLSIVTAGTVLRPINRLAEAVGRRGPQDLRPIHRDVPRELAPFVTALNGFITRLGGALSRTETFIAEAAHHIRTPLATVRAQAEIALRQTDDDATRAALRSVVRAVDGSARSAGQLLDHATVVYRTDQRTDERVDLGALTRDIARTFEPTADLREIAIALDVPDDLVAVTGDRLLLESALRNLIDNAIKYGAPDTQVDIALTTTDGAAKICVLDRGRGLSGAKALTDRFQRGENVGDIVGSGLGLTIVQEVAQAQGGTFDIVNREGGGACAILQFPLS; this comes from the coding sequence ATGAGCCGCGCGCGCCGGTCCGCCCCATCGATTCGCCAGCGGCTTGTGGTGCAGCTGGTGGTGGTTGCGGCGCTGTTGTCGGGGCTGTTGTATCTGTCGGTGCGCACCGTGGCCGATGCCGCCGTTGAAACCACCCAGGACAGCATTCTTGGCGCGGCGACCACCACCATCGCCGAGGAAATTCGCGGCGGCGAGGACGGGATCGAGGTCGATATCCCCTATACCGCCTTTTCCATGCTGGGGGCGATCGGGCAGGACCGCGTGTTTTACCGCATCATGGTCGGGGCCGAAACGATCACCGGCTATGATGATTTGCCGCCTCCCGAAGGAGGTGCCGCCACGCTCGAGCCGCGTTATTACACGCGCAGCTTTCGCGACGTCGATCTGCGGATCGCGGCGGTGTCGCGCACGGTGTTGGTCGACGGGCGCGCGGTTGAAGCGGTGATACTGGTCGGCCAGACCCGGCAGGGGCAGGCGGTGATCGTGGCGACAATGGCGAATCGTGCGGCGGCGTTGGGGCTGGGGTTCTTCGTGGTGGCCACCCTGCTGTCGATTGTCACGGCGGGCACCGTGCTGCGCCCGATCAACCGTCTGGCCGAGGCCGTGGGCCGACGCGGCCCGCAAGACCTGCGCCCGATCCACCGTGATGTTCCACGCGAACTGGCGCCGTTTGTCACTGCGCTGAACGGGTTTATCACCCGCCTTGGCGGGGCCTTGTCGCGCACCGAAACATTCATCGCCGAGGCCGCGCATCATATTCGCACGCCCCTTGCCACGGTGCGCGCGCAGGCGGAAATCGCCCTGCGCCAGACCGATGATGACGCGACCCGCGCCGCCCTGCGCAGTGTTGTGCGTGCGGTGGATGGGTCGGCCCGTTCGGCGGGGCAGTTGCTGGATCACGCGACCGTGGTTTACCGCACCGATCAGCGCACCGATGAACGCGTTGATCTGGGGGCGTTGACCCGCGATATCGCCCGCACCTTTGAACCCACCGCCGATCTGCGCGAGATCGCGATTGCGCTGGATGTGCCGGATGATCTTGTTGCCGTTACCGGTGATCGGTTGTTGCTGGAAAGCGCGCTGCGCAATCTGATTGATAACGCAATCAAATACGGCGCGCCTGACACGCAGGTGGATATTGCCCTGACAACCACAGACGGCGCCGCAAAAATCTGTGTGCTGGACCGCGGGCGCGGGCTATCGGGGGCAAAGGCGCTGACGGACCGGTTTCAGCGGGGTGAGAACGTGGGAGATATTGTTGGCTCGGGCCTTGGGCTGACGATCGTTCAGGAGGTTGCCCAGGCACAGGGCGGCACATTTGATATCGTCAACCGCGAAGGAGGCGGCGCATGCGCAATTCTGCAATTTCCCCTGTCCTGA
- a CDS encoding response regulator transcription factor, which translates to MRFLLVEDNADLAQSVQTRLSMDGHGVDWAATLESAADHLGSASYDLILLDIMLPDGDGRDFLAAHRRAKRDTPVIIMTARSAVSDRVALLDSGADDYVTKPFDFAELEARVRAVLRRRSGAAQTTRSYGDLVFDPLSATVMVNGVARELRNRELRLFEVLLSAPDRIFSKAQLYDRLFSYAESVSDNAIEVYVGRLRRKLDGSAARIETVRGVGYRLTQS; encoded by the coding sequence ATGCGTTTTTTGTTGGTCGAAGATAACGCCGACCTTGCACAGTCGGTGCAGACCCGCCTGAGCATGGACGGGCACGGGGTCGATTGGGCGGCGACACTGGAAAGTGCTGCGGATCACCTGGGCTCGGCGAGCTATGATCTGATCTTGCTTGATATCATGCTGCCCGATGGTGACGGGCGCGATTTTCTGGCCGCCCACCGGCGCGCCAAACGCGACACGCCGGTGATCATCATGACGGCGCGCTCGGCCGTGTCCGACAGGGTGGCCCTGCTGGATAGCGGGGCTGATGATTACGTCACGAAACCCTTTGATTTCGCCGAGTTAGAAGCGCGTGTTCGTGCGGTGTTGCGTCGTCGTTCGGGGGCGGCCCAGACCACGCGCAGCTATGGCGATCTGGTGTTCGATCCCTTGAGTGCGACGGTGATGGTAAACGGGGTCGCGCGCGAATTGCGCAACCGCGAATTGCGCCTGTTCGAGGTGCTTTTGTCGGCGCCTGACCGGATATTTTCCAAGGCCCAGTTATACGACCGGCTGTTTTCCTATGCCGAATCTGTTAGCGATAACGCCATAGAGGTTTACGTCGGTCGTTTGCGCCGCAAACTGGACGGAAGTGCGGCGCGGATCGAAACCGTGCGCGGTGTCGGCTACCGGCTGACCCAGTCATGA
- a CDS encoding tripartite tricarboxylate transporter substrate binding protein, whose product MNTTFKALVTGVVMTLGTSATAAECIAPANPGGGWDFTCRQIGKILFDIGEVDSPVQVTNMAGAGGGLAFSHVVTERSNDADLIVAASSATTTRLAQNAYGGATADQVRFVGAIGADPGVIVVAADSPFMTLNDLVDAALADPGSVAFAGGSAVGGFDHLKPLQILKAAGLEDITQIKYIGVDGGADAITQTVGGFTQAMTGDMSEIVGFIEAGEVRVLAVLTEERVPGFEDIPTAREQGYDVVAVNWRGLYVPKDISDEEFQVWADRLAAVAASDEWQQAMRDNGLAPFTKVGADFQTWIDGVVASTEELSREIGVIQ is encoded by the coding sequence ATGAATACCACTTTCAAGGCGCTGGTTACCGGCGTCGTCATGACCCTTGGCACATCGGCCACGGCGGCCGAGTGTATCGCGCCCGCCAACCCCGGCGGCGGTTGGGATTTCACCTGCCGTCAGATTGGCAAGATCCTGTTTGACATCGGCGAAGTCGACAGCCCCGTGCAGGTCACCAATATGGCGGGCGCTGGCGGCGGGTTGGCATTCAGCCACGTTGTCACCGAACGCTCCAATGATGCCGATTTGATCGTCGCCGCGTCCTCGGCAACAACCACCCGTCTGGCGCAGAACGCCTATGGTGGCGCAACGGCCGATCAGGTGCGTTTCGTCGGTGCAATCGGTGCTGATCCGGGCGTGATAGTCGTCGCCGCTGACAGCCCGTTCATGACGCTGAACGATCTGGTTGATGCCGCACTGGCCGATCCGGGTTCGGTTGCCTTTGCCGGCGGTTCCGCCGTTGGCGGGTTTGACCACCTCAAGCCGCTGCAAATCCTCAAGGCCGCCGGTCTCGAAGACATCACGCAAATCAAATACATCGGTGTTGACGGTGGCGCGGATGCGATCACCCAGACTGTCGGTGGCTTTACCCAGGCGATGACAGGCGACATGTCCGAAATCGTCGGCTTTATCGAAGCGGGCGAAGTGCGTGTGCTGGCCGTTCTGACCGAAGAGCGCGTGCCCGGTTTCGAAGACATCCCAACCGCGCGCGAGCAGGGCTATGACGTGGTCGCCGTGAACTGGCGTGGTCTCTATGTCCCCAAGGACATCTCGGACGAGGAGTTCCAGGTTTGGGCTGATCGTCTGGCCGCCGTTGCCGCAAGCGACGAATGGCAGCAGGCCATGCGCGATAATGGTCTGGCACCCTTCACCAAGGTTGGTGCGGACTTCCAGACCTGGATTGACGGTGTTGTGGCCTCGACCGAGGAACTCAGCCGTGAAATCGGTGTGATCCAGTAA
- a CDS encoding tripartite tricarboxylate transporter TctB family protein → MSDRIFGLAMICVALVYIASAMQIQVSFLTDPIGSKAFPIGVASIAIICCVVMILRPDEEPDWPVLWTVVSIFISIGLLVAYAYALRPLGFLIPTAIVAGALSYQINPKPALAALTGLGLSVGLFVLFKFVLDLGLVAFPKGWF, encoded by the coding sequence ATGTCAGACCGCATTTTTGGTCTGGCCATGATTTGTGTGGCGCTCGTGTATATCGCGAGCGCCATGCAAATTCAGGTCAGTTTCCTTACCGATCCGATTGGTTCCAAGGCCTTTCCGATTGGTGTCGCGTCGATCGCCATCATCTGCTGCGTGGTGATGATCCTGCGCCCCGACGAAGAACCGGACTGGCCGGTCCTGTGGACGGTCGTGTCCATCTTTATCTCGATCGGGCTGCTGGTCGCCTATGCCTACGCACTGCGCCCGCTGGGGTTCCTGATCCCGACGGCCATCGTTGCAGGCGCGCTAAGCTACCAGATCAACCCCAAGCCCGCCTTGGCGGCGCTGACTGGTCTTGGCCTGTCTGTCGGGTTGTTCGTGCTGTTCAAATTCGTGCTTGATCTGGGCCTTGTGGCCTTTCCCAAGGGGTGGTTCTGA
- a CDS encoding tripartite tricarboxylate transporter permease: MELVDNLALGFSIAFSPYTLMLAVLGCFIGTIVGALPGLGPSNGVAIMIPITFSMGLGAVPALVLLTAIYYGAMYGGRISSILLNIPGDEPALMTTLDGYPMAKNGRASDALVISGVASFVGAFLATIGLMLLAPILSRVAYEFGPGEYFALYLLAFATLGGISSNNQAKAALASCIGLMIAMIGLDPNSGLPRLTGGNLHLYDGIDFLVAIVGLFAVSEIFFFIESHGKSSAVGVLVGKVRVPWGDIWATRWTMLRSSFVGFFAGVLPGAGASLGSFMTYMMEKSIAGDKGGFGTGVPKGVAAPEAGNNAAAGGALVPMLTLGVPGSGTTAVLLAVLVTLNITPGPTLFTERPDVVWGLIASLLIANFVLLFMNVPMVKIFVRVLQVPPAILLPGVTMVSFVGIYSLTGSYFDLLLVVAFGVLGYLLRKLDIPTVPVILGILLGHQMEKQLRDAMVLSDGSAWGLIYTRPSDPTDLSLIALGLLIAAVVGFVAPIFLRKVLKKPQAVTD; this comes from the coding sequence ATGGAACTTGTCGACAATCTTGCGCTGGGATTTTCCATCGCCTTTTCGCCCTACACGCTGATGCTGGCCGTTCTGGGCTGCTTTATCGGCACCATTGTCGGCGCGCTGCCCGGGCTTGGCCCCAGCAACGGCGTGGCGATCATGATCCCAATCACCTTTTCGATGGGTCTTGGCGCGGTGCCTGCCCTCGTTCTGCTGACGGCGATTTATTACGGCGCGATGTATGGCGGGCGGATCAGTTCGATCCTGCTCAACATTCCGGGCGATGAACCGGCCCTGATGACCACGCTTGATGGCTATCCGATGGCCAAGAACGGGCGCGCCAGCGATGCGCTGGTGATTTCCGGTGTGGCCAGTTTCGTCGGTGCATTTCTGGCAACCATCGGGTTGATGCTGCTGGCCCCGATCCTCAGCCGGGTCGCCTATGAATTTGGCCCCGGTGAATATTTTGCGCTTTATCTGCTGGCCTTTGCCACCCTGGGCGGCATTTCCAGCAACAATCAGGCCAAGGCGGCGCTGGCCTCTTGCATCGGTCTGATGATTGCGATGATCGGCCTTGATCCCAATTCCGGCCTGCCGCGCCTGACGGGCGGCAATCTGCACCTTTATGACGGCATCGACTTTCTGGTCGCCATCGTCGGCTTGTTCGCCGTGTCCGAGATTTTCTTTTTCATCGAAAGCCACGGGAAATCCTCGGCTGTTGGTGTGCTGGTGGGCAAGGTCCGCGTGCCTTGGGGCGATATCTGGGCGACCCGCTGGACCATGCTGCGGTCCAGTTTCGTGGGCTTTTTTGCCGGCGTCCTGCCCGGTGCGGGGGCCAGTCTGGGCAGCTTCATGACCTATATGATGGAGAAATCCATCGCCGGTGATAAGGGCGGTTTTGGCACTGGTGTGCCCAAGGGCGTCGCCGCCCCCGAAGCCGGCAATAACGCCGCCGCCGGTGGCGCGCTGGTGCCGATGCTGACGCTGGGTGTGCCCGGCTCTGGCACCACGGCGGTGCTGCTGGCTGTGCTTGTCACGCTGAACATCACGCCGGGCCCGACGCTGTTTACAGAACGTCCCGATGTGGTCTGGGGGCTGATTGCATCCCTGCTCATCGCCAACTTCGTGCTGTTGTTCATGAACGTGCCGATGGTGAAAATCTTTGTGCGCGTCTTGCAGGTGCCGCCCGCGATCCTGTTACCGGGTGTGACGATGGTCAGTTTCGTTGGCATCTATTCCCTGACGGGCAGCTATTTCGACCTGTTGTTGGTCGTCGCCTTTGGGGTGCTGGGCTATCTGTTGCGCAAGCTGGATATTCCGACGGTGCCGGTGATCCTTGGGATTTTGCTGGGCCATCAGATGGAAAAGCAGCTGCGTGATGCGATGGTGCTGTCGGACGGCAGCGCATGGGGGCTGATCTATACCAGACCCAGCGACCCGACCGATCTGTCGCTGATCGCGCTTGGCCTTCTGATTGCGGCTGTTGTTGGATTTGTTGCACCGATCTTCCTGCGCAAGGTCCTGAAAAAACCACAGGCGGTGACGGACTGA
- a CDS encoding acyclic terpene utilization AtuA family protein, with the protein MVRVLVPSGALGLGYDKDALARAVAAAPDLIAIDGGSTDSGPSYLGRGVSKYARAATKAEWRGLIEARAIAGVPLVIGTAGTCGADSAVDWLYDITVEILHELGQTARIAVLKSGQPAARIKSALAAGGITPLPHAPDIDADVIDACTHIVALAGAEQIAAALDTGADIVIAGRTTDTAIIAALPIMRGDHTGAAWHGAKIGECGALCATNPQSGVILVDFDATGFIITPMAEGAHATPHTVSAHMLYENSDPFILFEPGGHLDVTHARYSALDDTRVRVEGSVWVPSDRYTVKLEGARITGYQTVVMALLRDRRYVTHVQAWCDDIAAKHAAKVADRLGDIAYGLELRIIGQDATLGALENRAADLVEVGVMAVVTAPDQATANDIAKLLNPYLLHHPLTRDEEQPTFAFPFSPAEIDRGAAYEFCLNHVMTLADPMDAFTLEVRDV; encoded by the coding sequence ATGGTGCGTGTTCTGGTGCCCTCCGGCGCCCTTGGGCTGGGCTATGACAAGGATGCACTTGCGCGCGCTGTCGCCGCCGCGCCCGATCTGATCGCTATTGACGGGGGGTCCACCGATAGCGGGCCGTCCTATCTGGGGCGGGGCGTGTCGAAATACGCGCGCGCCGCCACCAAGGCCGAATGGCGCGGGCTGATCGAGGCGCGCGCCATCGCGGGCGTGCCGCTGGTGATCGGCACGGCCGGCACCTGCGGGGCCGACAGCGCCGTGGACTGGCTTTATGACATCACCGTCGAAATCCTGCACGAGCTGGGCCAAACCGCCAGGATCGCCGTGCTGAAATCCGGCCAACCCGCCGCGCGGATCAAATCCGCGCTGGCAGCAGGCGGTATCACACCCCTGCCCCACGCGCCCGACATTGATGCGGACGTGATCGACGCCTGCACCCATATCGTCGCCCTTGCAGGGGCCGAACAAATTGCTGCGGCGCTGGACACGGGCGCCGATATCGTCATCGCGGGCCGCACCACCGACACCGCGATCATCGCCGCCCTGCCGATCATGCGCGGCGACCACACGGGGGCGGCATGGCATGGCGCGAAAATTGGTGAATGTGGCGCACTTTGTGCGACCAACCCGCAATCAGGCGTGATCTTGGTGGATTTTGACGCCACCGGCTTCATCATCACCCCGATGGCCGAGGGCGCGCATGCCACGCCCCACACGGTCAGCGCGCATATGCTCTACGAAAATTCAGACCCGTTTATCCTGTTTGAACCAGGTGGCCATCTGGACGTGACGCATGCCCGTTACAGCGCTCTTGATGACACCCGTGTGCGGGTCGAAGGGTCGGTCTGGGTGCCCTCTGATCGCTATACGGTGAAACTCGAAGGGGCGCGGATCACCGGTTATCAAACCGTGGTCATGGCCCTGCTGCGGGATCGCCGCTATGTCACCCACGTGCAGGCGTGGTGCGATGATATCGCCGCGAAACACGCCGCCAAGGTGGCGGATCGTCTGGGCGACATCGCCTATGGGCTGGAATTGCGCATCATCGGGCAGGACGCGACCCTTGGGGCGCTGGAAAACCGCGCCGCCGATCTGGTCGAGGTCGGCGTCATGGCCGTCGTCACCGCCCCTGATCAGGCCACCGCCAACGATATCGCCAAACTGCTCAACCCTTACCTGCTGCATCACCCGCTGACGCGGGACGAAGAACAGCCGACATTCGCCTTTCCGTTCTCACCCGCCGAAATCGACCGCGGGGCGGCTTATGAATTCTGCCTGAACCACGTGATGACGCTGGCCGACCCGATGGATGCTTTCACCCTGGAGGTGCGCGATGTCTGA
- a CDS encoding DUF4387 family protein has translation MSELGQIVEKVRSKNAGPFWLTIDIFCGTPNAFARVQGGVSTDRIAQLFQTTPDQIKRFDIPDLNVVKFSMPRPAIQGTVSDRDMHGAGWAALVAELEVN, from the coding sequence ATGTCTGAACTGGGCCAGATCGTCGAAAAAGTGCGCAGCAAGAACGCCGGGCCATTCTGGCTGACCATCGACATTTTTTGCGGCACGCCGAATGCCTTTGCGCGGGTGCAGGGCGGTGTATCGACGGACCGCATCGCGCAGCTGTTTCAAACCACGCCTGACCAAATCAAGCGGTTCGATATTCCCGATCTGAACGTGGTGAAATTCAGCATGCCGCGCCCCGCGATCCAGGGCACCGTCAGCGACCGTGACATGCATGGTGCGGGCTGGGCGGCACTCGTTGCCGAACTCGAGGTGAATTAA
- a CDS encoding DUF6324 family protein yields the protein MGIDTERDIEANLQIGPTDHGMVRIFVEGNGIEIPMDFDPDEAVEIAEEIMTAAKAARLIK from the coding sequence ATGGGCATCGACACCGAACGCGACATCGAAGCCAACCTGCAAATCGGCCCAACCGATCACGGCATGGTGCGCATTTTCGTCGAAGGCAACGGCATCGAAATTCCGATGGATTTTGACCCCGACGAGGCCGTAGAGATCGCCGAGGAAATCATGACCGCCGCCAAGGCCGCCCGTTTGATCAAATAA
- a CDS encoding helix-turn-helix transcriptional regulator, translating into MIQQDLPAFRALADPTRRAILVMLRDQDLSVAQVSQQFDMTRAAVKKHLTVLSDGGLISTQKRGRERINTLNPRGMAPVLDWLSFFDAFWDDRLATLKSAIEKDNQ; encoded by the coding sequence ATGATCCAACAGGACCTCCCCGCCTTTCGTGCCTTGGCCGATCCCACGCGGCGCGCCATTCTGGTGATGCTGCGCGATCAGGACCTGAGTGTCGCACAGGTGTCCCAACAGTTCGACATGACCCGCGCCGCCGTCAAAAAGCACCTGACAGTGCTGTCGGACGGCGGGTTGATCTCCACCCAGAAACGGGGGCGCGAACGGATCAACACCCTGAATCCACGGGGCATGGCGCCCGTCCTTGATTGGCTTTCGTTCTTTGATGCCTTCTGGGACGACCGCCTTGCCACCCTCAAATCCGCAATCGAAAAGGACAACCAATGA
- a CDS encoding SRPBCC domain-containing protein yields the protein MTDNTLRKTIFLRASKEQVWAYLTDPDKLGIWFHKPKTPLKQGEAYAMFGTESGDKLMWGDVTRATPHDALEYTFTITPMGDAVSTVKWTLDDVAGGTRLSLEHSGLPAGADAFGLTLALDRGWDDHFDRMRDSLHAAA from the coding sequence ATGACCGACAATACCCTTCGCAAAACGATCTTCCTGCGCGCCTCAAAAGAACAGGTCTGGGCCTATCTCACCGACCCTGACAAGCTGGGCATCTGGTTCCACAAACCCAAAACGCCCCTCAAACAGGGCGAGGCATACGCCATGTTTGGAACTGAAAGCGGCGACAAACTGATGTGGGGCGATGTCACCCGCGCCACGCCGCATGACGCGCTGGAATACACGTTTACGATCACCCCGATGGGTGATGCCGTCAGCACCGTGAAATGGACGTTGGATGATGTGGCAGGCGGCACACGCCTTTCATTGGAACACAGCGGGTTGCCCGCTGGCGCAGACGCGTTCGGCCTGACACTCGCGCTGGATCGTGGCTGGGACGATCATTTCGACCGGATGCGCGACAGCCTGCACGCTGCGGCCTAG
- a CDS encoding HdeD family acid-resistance protein gives MSDPGFHIDRAIARHAKRFRTLGLILMVLGVLAILFPLVASIAIKVMIGWFLMLTGAAVFFYAFQTRDWSSAIFSGLVGVLHLAAGVYLAFFPLTGLIGLTALLALVFLIQGGVETAIGLRTRPMRGWGWLVASGVAAGFVGLLLLIGLPGTATWAIGLLVGVNFLSSGLSFWALSRAVQ, from the coding sequence ATGAGCGACCCCGGTTTTCACATTGATCGGGCGATTGCCCGCCACGCCAAGCGGTTTCGCACGCTTGGTTTGATCCTGATGGTGCTGGGTGTTCTGGCGATCCTGTTTCCGCTGGTTGCCAGCATTGCAATCAAGGTAATGATCGGCTGGTTCCTGATGTTGACAGGGGCGGCGGTGTTTTTCTATGCCTTCCAGACGCGCGATTGGTCGTCGGCGATCTTTAGCGGGTTGGTGGGGGTTTTGCATTTGGCCGCAGGGGTTTATCTGGCGTTTTTCCCGCTTACCGGATTGATCGGGCTGACCGCGCTATTGGCGTTGGTGTTCCTGATTCAGGGCGGGGTTGAAACCGCTATCGGCTTGCGCACACGGCCCATGCGTGGCTGGGGCTGGCTGGTGGCCAGCGGTGTCGCGGCCGGGTTTGTCGGATTGTTGTTGCTGATCGGATTGCCCGGAACGGCCACCTGGGCCATTGGACTGTTGGTGGGCGTGAATTTCCTCAGCTCGGGGCTGTCGTTCTGGGCATTGTCGCGTGCGGTTCAATAA
- the nusB gene encoding transcription antitermination factor NusB: MTISGNQKRKMRAASRLYAVQALFQMEQSGQTVDGVMREFEEHRFGAVYEGDEMAEGDVDTFRTVMQDAVNHQARIDQMTDRALVAKWPIGRIDPTLRALFRAAGAEMIGKSTPPKVAIVEYVDVARAFFPDGKEPQFVNAVLDHMAREARPEAF, translated from the coding sequence ATGACGATTTCAGGCAACCAGAAACGCAAGATGCGCGCGGCCAGCCGCCTTTATGCGGTGCAGGCGCTGTTCCAGATGGAGCAGTCGGGCCAGACCGTTGACGGCGTCATGCGCGAATTTGAAGAGCATCGTTTCGGGGCCGTTTACGAGGGTGACGAGATGGCCGAGGGCGATGTGGATACCTTTCGCACCGTCATGCAGGACGCCGTCAACCATCAGGCCAGGATTGATCAGATGACCGACCGTGCCTTGGTTGCCAAATGGCCGATCGGGCGGATTGACCCGACGCTGCGGGCGTTGTTTCGGGCCGCAGGTGCCGAGATGATCGGCAAATCCACCCCGCCCAAGGTCGCCATTGTTGAATACGTCGATGTGGCGCGCGCCTTTTTTCCCGATGGCAAAGAACCGCAATTTGTCAATGCCGTGCTGGACCATATGGCCCGCGAGGCGCGGCCCGAGGCGTTTTAG
- a CDS encoding 6,7-dimethyl-8-ribityllumazine synthase, producing the protein MPRAEFEKPVKVLIVASPYYKDISDNQIAGALAELDAAGAGHDIVHVPGALEIPTAIGIAERLSNFDGYVALGCVIRGETTHYDTVCNDSSRALQLLGLQGLCIGNGILTVENYEQAAVRADPKDQNKGGGAAAAALHLIALSRKWGNSGQSVGFASDILLAGGTGGKTTA; encoded by the coding sequence ATGCCCCGCGCGGAGTTTGAAAAACCCGTCAAGGTGCTGATCGTCGCTTCGCCCTATTACAAGGATATCAGCGACAACCAGATCGCCGGCGCCCTCGCCGAACTGGACGCCGCGGGCGCTGGTCATGACATCGTGCATGTGCCCGGCGCGCTGGAAATACCCACCGCGATCGGAATCGCCGAACGCCTGAGCAATTTTGACGGCTATGTCGCCCTTGGCTGTGTGATCCGCGGCGAGACGACCCATTACGACACGGTCTGTAATGACAGCAGCCGCGCCCTGCAACTTCTTGGTTTGCAAGGGCTTTGCATTGGCAATGGCATCCTGACGGTTGAGAATTATGAACAGGCCGCGGTGCGCGCCGACCCCAAGGATCAAAACAAGGGTGGCGGGGCTGCGGCGGCGGCCTTGCACCTGATCGCGCTCAGCCGTAAGTGGGGCAACTCTGGCCAAAGCGTGGGCTTTGCCAGTGATATCCTTTTGGCAGGCGGCACAGGCGGCAAGACGACAGCATGA
- the ribB gene encoding 3,4-dihydroxy-2-butanone-4-phosphate synthase, translating to MTQAFETPGPVEENWRDAISSIDEIIDDARNGRMFILVDHEDRENEGDLVIPAQMATPDAINFMAKHGRGLICLSMPGSRIDALGLPLMSTYNSSRHETAFTVSIEAREGVSTGISAHDRALTVAVAIDGTKGAADIATPGHVFPLRARDGGVLVRAGHTEAAVDVARLAGLNPSGVICEIMNEDGSMSRLPELVAFAQLHNLKIGTISDLIAYRRRHDNLVRVRDEQVIQSEFGGEWTLRIFTDETQGAEHLALIKGDISGDDPVLVRMHAMDPLLDVVGTGGKGRAHEFGDAMTLIAQEGRGVLVLLRDLHMKLAAADEVSPQTLRQYGLGAQILSSLGLSQITLLTNSPQPKVVGLDAYGLEIVGTRKISEIG from the coding sequence ATGACCCAAGCTTTTGAAACACCCGGACCCGTTGAAGAAAACTGGCGTGATGCCATTTCCAGCATCGACGAAATCATTGACGATGCCCGTAATGGCAGAATGTTCATTCTGGTCGATCACGAGGATCGCGAAAACGAAGGCGATCTGGTGATCCCCGCACAGATGGCCACGCCCGATGCAATCAACTTCATGGCCAAACACGGGCGCGGTCTGATCTGTCTGTCGATGCCCGGATCGCGGATCGACGCGCTGGGTCTGCCTTTGATGTCGACCTATAATTCCAGCCGCCACGAAACCGCCTTTACCGTCAGCATCGAGGCCCGCGAGGGTGTCAGCACCGGTATTTCCGCCCATGACCGCGCTTTGACCGTGGCCGTGGCGATTGATGGCACCAAGGGGGCCGCCGATATCGCCACGCCGGGCCATGTGTTTCCGCTGCGCGCCCGCGATGGCGGGGTGCTGGTGCGGGCCGGTCATACCGAAGCGGCGGTTGATGTCGCGCGCCTTGCCGGGCTGAACCCCAGCGGTGTGATCTGCGAGATCATGAACGAGGACGGCAGCATGTCGCGCCTGCCCGAACTGGTGGCCTTTGCCCAGTTGCACAACCTGAAAATCGGCACGATCAGCGATCTGATCGCCTATCGCCGCCGTCACGACAACCTTGTGCGGGTGCGCGACGAACAGGTGATCCAAAGCGAATTTGGCGGCGAATGGACCCTGCGTATCTTTACCGATGAAACCCAAGGGGCCGAACATCTGGCCCTGATCAAGGGCGATATTTCCGGTGATGATCCGGTGCTGGTGCGGATGCATGCAATGGATCCGCTGCTGGACGTGGTCGGCACCGGGGGCAAAGGGCGCGCGCATGAATTTGGCGATGCGATGACATTGATTGCACAGGAAGGGCGCGGCGTGCTGGTGCTTTTGCGCGATCTGCACATGAAACTGGCCGCAGCCGATGAAGTGTCCCCCCAGACCCTGCGACAATACGGGCTTGGCGCGCAAATCCTGTCGTCGCTTGGCTTGTCGCAGATTACATTGCTGACCAATTCGCCCCAGCCCAAGGTTGTCGGCCTTGATGCCTATGGGCTTGAAATTGTCGGCACCCGCAAGATTTCGGAGATAGGCTGA